The Malus domestica chromosome 08, GDT2T_hap1 genomic interval AGATTCAAGAAACAAATGAGTACtataaaatttgaagaatgtGAGGTGTATAGAAAATGTGTGGTGTATTAGAAAATGTAAtgtgtatattgagaatgtagGGGTGTGAGAGTATTATGGACAAGTATgtgaggtgtattaagataattttcaattgaaaaagtaaatgtaTGATGTATTAAGTATATAAGATTTATTCAACAATACGTGAactgttaatataataagcctttcTTCGTTTATATATTAATTGATAAGGATTTTAATATTTTGTGATTAGTCCGGATTCTCAACTAGGATTTCCTGTACTCAAATGTAAGTCAATTTATTGTGTTGTTAAGGATTTTATGGATATTGGATTGCTTCAGGGGGCAAATAGCAAATCACGtttgtgaaataaaaaaatggaattcaTGGATACTGtaacaaaaaaagtaaaaaggaTGGCGGTTTCTTCCGATTTAACCGATAGACGATCAAAAGACTGCCGAAAGAGTTTGGAATTGTTTTTACCAAGAAACATAAAGGTCATCGATGGCGAGTGGGCAACAGGCAAAACATCAGAATTTGGAAGGACAATTGGATCCCGCGGGACTCCTTTTTCCGAATTTTAACACCATCACCGAGGCACTGGAACATGGAGGCCAAGGTGGAAGAACTATTGTGTGGAGCACAGAAGCAGTGGAATATTCAATTGTTGAGTGGTCTTTTGTCATCAGAGGAAGCGGAACTAATCCAAAGTATTCCGCTTAGCGTTCGGGATGTTGAAGACAGGCGTATATGGCATTACGAAAGGAATGAGAAGTTCTCAGTAAGAAGTGCCTATCAGGTGGCTCGGAGTATAATTGataatagggaactttaacgaaaagcaccgtactgttcactttaacgaaaaaccacatttttacactaaaaagtcaatcctggtactattcactttaccctttattttgtctttatcattaaaactcaaagttttcatttGATAATAATGGCCCTAGTGTTGCGGGTTCTTCATCTTGTTTTGGTGGTTTAGGGGAGAAGTCCTGGAAGAAGATTTGGAATGCCAGTGTCCCGGGGAAAGTGAAAATCTGTGTTTGGCGTGCTTGCTTGGATTCATTATCCACACGTCTGAATCTGAGTAAAAGGAAAGTATTAGGGGAAGTGGCGTGTGTGGTTTGTGGGGTACCGGTAGAAGCAGTTGAGCATGTTCTTCGTAATTGTAACTTGGCGAGAGCTGTGTGGTTTCGAAGTTTGGGGTTGAGGGTGGATAGTAGGTGGGACTGAATGCCTTTCATGCAATGGATGAAGTTTTGTGCGTAGAACCTTTCCGTGGTGGGTTTTGAGCTTTGGTTGATGCTGATTTGGGCAATTTGGAAGCATAAAAATGAGGTGTTGTGGACGGGGACTAGTTTGCCACCGCATGAGATAGTTTTGAGGACTGAAggttggttgtatgaatttcaTAGATGGCACAAATCCCTTACCCTGGGGGCAACTCGGGTGTTTCAAAAATGGAAGAAACCTCGGGTGGGATGGATCAAATGTAATTTTGATGGTGCATGGAGTAAAGGTGGTTCTAGGGGAGGGTTATGGTGTAGTGGTTAGAGATCATACGGGAGGATTCTTGGGAGCTACCACGGGACCTATTGAGGGGTCGACGTTGGCTTTGCAGTTAGAGCTAATTGCTGCTCGTCATGCAGTGGAGTACTTTAAGAGGTTTTGGTCACCTGTAGTCAAGGTCATATTTGAAAGGGGTTCATCAGTTGTGGTTGCTGCTATGGCAGGAAAAGGGGACGATGATTCCGGTTTGGGAACGATTATAAATGACTTGAGGTATTTCTTTTTGGAGTTGCCTTATATGGAGTGTGGTTATATTCAGAGGGAAGGAAATTCAGTTGCGCATCGCCTTGCACGGATGGGCACCGGTTGTTTCCATGATGTACTGTGGTTTGAGGAACCTCCGGATTTGATCCACGATCTTTTGTTTGAGGAAAGCATGTAATTTCAGTTTCTATTGTACTTTTGAGGGTAGCTCTTTGTTTGTGTGTGACGCTTTTTTTCTTAGACCGGGTTGAAAGCCATGACAAGGTTTTTATCGAGGTCCACTTAGCACACTACCCTCAGTTTGTATGAATTCTGCGTTAtgttaatgaatatcgtacttgtttcaaaaaaaaaataataataagaaattggaaaaaagaaaacctcctttaaaaatgataaaagaaaagaaatagtaatgTAAAGagaaaggggaaaaaaaaaaaaaaaagcgcaGGCCTGGGCCTTTTTATCGGGTTGCTTGGATTGGGTCACACAGGTTCGCAGTTGGGACTCGGCAGTTGGCAGTCAGcagttgggggggggggggggggagagtgAGTCCCCGAGTCTGGAGTCGGAGAAATTTGAAGCCCTCCTACTCCAGGGAATCCATGTCTGTCTGTAATTTTGCCGAGAAATGTCCCGTTTCCGTCAAAATGCTTAAACCCTAAACATAATTCAGAAGAGAAGAGCTCGACTAGGCTAGGAGGATTGAGGATCGAGGAAGCTTTATAATCTAACAGTAATCAATGATGCACAGGCGACCTCTGTGAGTTCGTCGAACCTCCTCCAGTCCTCCTACATATTTAGGAATtaggatttaggaattaggtTCATTCTATTCTATTCTATTCATGTTTGGCTTGTTTTACTTTTACAGAGCGAGTGTGAGAGCGAGGGTTTCGTTGCGCTCAATTTCAGATTGGCTTTGTAAATCTCAACCACActaccatcaccatcaccatcatcatcatgtATGTTAAGTTCCAATGTTGCAATGTTCACTCCCTTGTGGGTTTGCTCAGGAATCGAATGAAATCGAACTTTGTAATTATAATAATCTTCTTCTTCGCTTTATTGCTTCTCTGCTTGATTTGATTACTagagttttgtttttttcattaGGGACCAAGACTTGCTTCTCAAAAACTGGACTCCCCTCGCACTCTTACAACATCTAATGGTAATCTTTCCCTACTCTTCCACTCTTTAGCAACTGTCTACCTACCATCTGCTTCACGCTTTACACTCTCACTACTTATTAATCTTTTGTTATTCTACTCTTCTCTGTTTTCTCGCTTGTGCATGTGAATTCTTGCCTGTTCTGCCTTCGTGCAATTATACCCGTTCACAAGTCCAAATGGACATAAAAGTTGTAGAGCATTAATGTGCAAGTCTTTTTTTCTGAGTTTCGGTGCATAGTGATTAATGCAGGTCATCAAGTTATGTGGCACGGAGCAGAATCTATTACAAGGTCCGTGCAGATGCAAATTGTTGATGCACTACGCTTGGGTGAGAGGGGCAAAGCTTCAAATATGCTTTTGAATCTTAGCCACGTGAACCATTCCTTAGGAGCTGATGATTTCCTTCATATTCTTAAGTACTGTGCCAGGTCACCTGATCCATTGGTAAGCTGACGAACGTGGAATTTAAGGGTTGCATGTCTCTTTTATTATGCTACATATTGTTTACATCAACTAGGTAGATGATTTGTTTTGCTAGCTCTTTAATCATCATTTAAGTTGTTGATGTTTGTAGCTGATTATGGTAATTTGAACAGTATCAAAGGAAAGCTTAGAATATTATTTGTAGACAATGTTACTCCATGTATATCAGTAGGATCACATTGTCAATTCTCTTTGACTGATATAACTTTCTGAAAATGAACTAACTGTTATAATTGTCTCATCCTACCCCTTGGCTTGATTCAGCTATGCCATTGTGAAGATAAGGATGGCATCTTCCAATTTTTTGGCACGGCACTAGTTGCTTCCAAGTGTATCTTTGTTTGGGTCCTAACATTAAACTTAGTTGTTTTCTTTTCGTGCAGTTTGTAATGGAGACTTGGAGAGTAATGGATGAAAAGGAGATTACCCTGAATAACTTATGCTCCTTGCTCATGATGCAAGCTCTATGTAAAGGAGGATATTTAGAGGAGGTAAGATTCATGCTATAGACTTAATCATTATTATCTAGCTACCCTAGTCAGCTGGTAATAGCAGAGCTATTTTAGGATTACTGTGATATTATTACTTTACTGTAGCTATTGAACTATCAGAGCTGCCATTAACATGGAACCATACCCGTAGCATCATTCTTTGTCAGCCGCTTTTAATTAACTTAGCACTCGTGTGTCTACCTGTTGTTCTTTGATCAGGCATTTAAGTTGATAAATTTCCTAGGAGAAAGTCAAGGCATCTATCCAGTTCTACCTATCTACAACAGTTTCTTAAGGGCTTGTGCTAAAATGCAAAGTATGATAAATGCCAACCAGTGTTTGGACTTGATGGAGCATCAAATGGCGGGGAAGAATGAAGTTACATATTCGGAGCTTCTCAAGGTGTGTaaagaaaaacaattttttgtATTAATCTGTTCAAATATCATTCCTTTCCTCTTTTCACGCACAAAAATTTCCTCTTCACTTGAGCCATTTATTATTTAGGCAAATAAAAGAATGTATGGCCTTTATTTTTGCTTTAATCACCGTAAATAACCTAACAAGGGAATTGGTTTGGGTGATTGATATTCAGATTAGTATTAATCTCCCAATTTTGGCTTCAAATATTTTATGTTGTAATGTTTCAATGTGCTTGTAAGGGATAAAAAGGTGGACATAGTGTCCTGATTTGTCTGTGACATTCAGAAGTATCATCTTCAATTGCCATTTCTATTTTTGATGAGGATGAGGACGGTGATTTGATGCTCTCTTGAATTTTCACACTTCCAGGATTTCacttaagaaaaaaaagttattcTTTTACGTCAATTTTCAAGGATGGATATTACAAAATTGACAGTGTTTGTACTGTTTGATTGCAAAGATATGTTTCTGGATGACTTACTCACATGCCTAGTTATTTTCCCCTGACCATGTCTGAGGATATGACATGTTTTCCCTGTTGTTCACTTTTAGCATGCATAAGAGGACCACCTGATTTTAAGTTATATGGATCATATCATAGTTACCCtgcattttcgtttcttctagTTTGCAGTTTGGCAACAAAACCTCCCTGCAGCACATGAAATTTGGGAGGACTATATCAAACACTACAGTCTGAGCATTATACCTCTACGGAAGTTTATTTGGTCCTTTACTAGGTTGGGAGATTTAAAATCTGCGTATGTGACGTTGCAACGTATGGTGGCTTTAATCACCAAGGGAAACACGAATGTTAATAGAACTTCTGATGGAAAGTTGTTTTCTTCAAGATTGGACATTCCTATACCTTCAAATTGTGAATTAAGCTTGGGGAAACTAGATTTGGAGGAGAATGAACTTTCTGTTCCTTCCATATACTGTAAACCTTTGGATGATCATGCTGTTAGTGCAGATCAGTCGACTACTTTTGGCTTGGGAGTTGGAGAACTTGAGAATAATCGGCTAGATATGCTTGATAAACATTTAAGCAAGCCTGTTAAGAAAATTTTGAGATGGTCATTCAATGATGTGATTCATGCTTGTGCACAGTTGAGAAATGATGGTCTGGCAGAGCAGTTAATCCTACAGGTATAATAACGTTTTTACTTTAGCTTGTTTATGTGATTTCCTATTACACAAACATGTTCAAATGGctttattttttgttcataTAAGCAAATCTTAAATGTACACTCACTGAAATATGATATTCTTGTTGGGGGAACTATGTAATTATAAGATGCAGAATTTTAAATTACAGTTTTCTATGCTTTTGCTGTGATGGCTACTTTGCGGATTTCAATCTTCTAGTGTAATTACGTGGTTCTCTATCCTTCCCTTTTTTATTCTGTATATACTTGGTTCAGATATCATCTTATGACATACTAAAGAGGCCCATTTTCGTCTAGATGCAAAATTTTGGGTTGCAACCATCCAGCCATACATATGATGGCTTTGTCAGAGCAGTTGCTTCTCAGAGAGGTTTCAGTATTGGAATGGAAATTGTAAGTTATATTGGTCTGCATATGCCAATCatcttttttaaaaataaaaaataaaaaaaaactgatctTGCATTTGGTGGCAATGTATTTTGGTCGTTTTGGTTTTGCCTTTTAATTACAGAAttttgcaactttttttttatccttcTGCAGTTACAAGATATGCAGCAGAGAAATCTGAAGCCATATGATTCCACTCTTGTCACCCTTTCTATAGGTTGCAGCAAAGTGCTAGAACTGAATTTAGCTGAGGCTCTGCTGGATCAAATATCTGAATGTTCATATCCACATCCTTTCAATGCTTTTTTTGCAGCATGTGATACAACGGTGAGCTGATATTGTATAAAACTGAGTTCTCATATCAGAATTCCTTCTGTGACCTTGTTAATTAGCACTTTTAAAATCTTAAAATTGGATTGCAGCGCACATAGGTAATCTATGATAGAGGGTACTGAACATTCAAACCCTTGTCTATAATAAAAGGGAAAAAAACCTGGTCCCGAACTTTTTACGAGGAAGAGTAGAATTGGTTAGGTAATTGTTTAAGATTGATTTTGCTATGGTTTAAATATTGTAAATGGCAGGAATAACTTTGTGCAAGTTTTGGTTCTTCATATTTGTTTTGATAGTTAAAAAATTTGTTTGGCTCTAATAATAGAAGTTATTTAACATGGGCACACCAAAAGAGTATTTGTGCTAGCAGAGGGCAGCAGATGGATATCAATCTGTTTTCTTATTTTCATACTTAAAATTCTCCAGTGCCTGAAAGCTTTGttcatgtttttttctttttgtttccaatcaattaaaatatttttgtgtgAACTATGCAGGATCAACCTGAGCGAGCAGTGCAGATGTTGGCTAAAATGAAACAATTAGAAGTTATGCCTAATATTAACACGTACGAGCTgctgtttttattatttggaaACGTGAATGCCCCATATGAAGAGGGCAACATGTTGTCACAGGTGGATGCTGCTAAACGTATCAATGCTATAGAAATGGATATGGCAAGATACGGTATTCAGCACAGTTACTTATCAATGAACAACTTGGTAACTCCCTAGCCTCATGTATCTCCTTCCCTTATTTAGAGAATGAAATGGAGTATTGGTAGGTGACTAGGTGGCATACTGCCTCGTTTGACTGACAAGGGGCACTATGAGACATGATACATAATTTTGTAGATGGAAATCTTAAGAACATCATCATCTGATAATGGGAAAATGTGGTTATAAAATGTTAATCTGATAGGTGACAAAATATTCTTCATTCTGTGCATGGtttatcaaataattaattctctATTCAAATTGAAGGTATAAGGAGCTTGATAAATGTACATTTTGTTTCCTCAAAAAGTTTTATATGTAAACTTGTGTTTATTATGGGTACTGCGATAGAATTTTATttgttaataataaaaaattgtaaCAGTGCACATACACAGTAGTTCCAATCGTTTAACAGAGTGCAACATTTGCATATCAAAGTCTTTGGTAAAAGCGTTAGAAGAGAAAAGACATTGCTCACagatggaaaataacatatagttgtaaaaattttcattgtgcATGCAGGGAGTTTCATTCATGACTGCTTAGTGTTGCATTGATATTATGATTATATGAGATCATTTAAAACTTCTTTTCTGCCTTCTTGAAGTTCATCTGCTTGGTAATACTAAAACTTCTTGAAGCTCACAAGGGCGctacctgtttttttttttttccttcatggAATCCTACTTGCTATTCagtccctttctttttcttcttttttccctgTTTCACCTTACCTCATTTGGGgcattctttattttattttccagtTGAAAGCCCTTGGAACAGAGGGGATGATAAGAGAGCTGATCCAGTATTTGCATGTGGCAGAAAATCTTTTTTGTCGTAATAATGTTGATCTGGGAACACCCATCTATAATACGGTGTTGCATTCACTTGTTGAGGCTAAGGAAGTAGGTGCTTCCAACACTATTGCTTTTCCTTTAGTTTGAAACTTCATGATATGTGCAACATTTGACCAGTGTTATCTGCTTTACATGCAGAGTCAAATGGCAATTAAGATATTTAAGAGTATGAAGTCATTTGGTTTCCCGGCAGATGCTGCGACGTATAATATAATGATTGATTGCTGTAGCATTCTGAAATGTTATAGATCTGCTTCTGCATTGATATCCATGATGTTGCGAGATGGCTTTTATCCGGTAACAGTGACTTACACTGCTCTCATAAAGGTAGAAGGTTTTAATAAGGGTGTTTTTATCCTTGTTAGTGCATTCCCTCTTTTTATATGTATCTAGTATGGGTTATGATGTTGTGAGCCTATCTTGTTTCAGATTCTGTTGGAAGATGATGACATTGATGAAGCATTGAATCTTTTGGATCAAGCCAGCTCAGAAGGGAACAAACTTGATTCTTTGTTATTCAATACCATTCTCCAAAAAGCCTGTGAAAAGGTATCTCATATGTGCCCTTTTTCTCTTTCAAAATGAAGTGTCTGTAAGATCAAAAAAGCAATGTGGTTCTTGATATAAATTATGACAGTTTGGTCAACCAAATATTATGTTGTTGCACTGCTTGCTAATagtttatctttctttttttttttcttccctaaAATGAATGTTAGGAATTGATTGAGGCAGTTGAATTAGTAGTTGAATGGATGCACCAAGAAAAGATCCAGCCTGATCCAGCGACCTGCCATTTTGTTTTCTCGGCATATGTGAACTGTGGCTTTCACAGCACAGCCATGGAAGCACTGCAGGTTTTGAGTATGCGTATGATATGCAATGAAGATGGAAGCTTTCCAGAAAAGGCAGAATATGAGGATGTCTTTATATTTGCTGAAGACATGGAAGCGGAATCACGAATAGTACAGCTTTTTGAAGATTCTGAAGAGAACCTTGCTGCTGCCCTTTTGAATTTAAGATGGTGTGCGGTGCTCGGCTTCCCAATTTCTTGGTCACCTAGTGAAAGCCCTTGGGCCAGAAGACTCTCATTTAACTACACTACCAGGAAAGGAGCCGCCTAATATATTGGTAGAACTCTGGCTCGAGCaagtttcctttatttttttagtggggggggggggggggggtgggtggGGGTGCGTGGTGTTGGAACGAGGCCTAAGGGTTTAGGGCCTTGTGAAGGAAAGAGAGAGGACATGAGAAGCACTTTAGCAGAAAAGAGATCCTAGAATACAAAGACACCGGTTTAGGTCCTGATGAGACCACAGTGGGGCGATTAATACGTAGTGCGACTAATATTGAATAAAATGGACCAACTAGGAAGGTCTGGGAACAAACAAGCACTGATGTATTGTAGATTGTAGAAAATTAGGTGAGCCGAGTGTGGATGTTACTTAGTAATGGGCGGTTTTGGATGACGGGATGCCCTTCTAATTTTCTATCCGATGGTGTTAATTTGTAAGTTGTTGCTCGTGTAAACAAGGATAAGTGTGCCTAAATCGGTCTGCAGTTGTCTAAACAAGATTAACAGTGCCTAATAGTAATAGCCTTGTGGAACAAGttcgcattttttttttttttgaattaattGTGTCATGCTTCTATTTGTAATCAGGGATATTCGGCCGCCCTTGCAGTAGCGGTAGCAGGCTAGCCCAGTACAAATATTCGAAACAAAATCTTATTTGGGGTTTTTAATGTTGTATTtagtgtagtttttttttttcttctaatcatTAGTCAATCTGTTATTGGAAAAATGGTTTTCAAACAACATAAAAGAcggaccaaaataaaaaatgaattagGACAAAAGTTCAAGTTTAttgctaaaaaaaatattatttggaGTTTCTTGCTAAAAGTAGAAATCCCGGGCCGCCTCCTAATTTTCATCTAATTTTTTCTCTCCTTCCATGCTTGCGAGTATCTCTATGGAAGACCACCACCCTCCGACATCCCCTCTCATTAACTTCCACGCCTATTTTGCAATTCTTTGCCGAGTAATTAAACGTTTTCTCCTGGAGGCAATTCTGCGAGCTTCGGTGGAGTCCCAAGTACTCGTTCCATATCAAAACGAACTTCGATATTGCGAATGCTGTATCCAACAACCATCAGCCAATACAGCAGCTTCGCAAGTTCTGGTGCAGTTGTCTCTGTCATACTTGTCTGTACCAACACATACCAGTTGTTCAACAAGGTTACTTGATGAATGCATTCATCAACTTAAGAGCAATATGATATGGCAAACCTTCATTTGGCCAGGATCAGAAACAGCCAAAAGCCGCTTGATGAATGTATTCATCGCAACCACAACATCGTCTCCAGCACTGCTCGTCAATTCCTTGAAGACATTTAACCAGAAGTCAGAGAGGTTTATGGACCTTTATAAATAAATCTACTAATTTCAGAAGCAATAATGGATAATTTTCATGACAAACAACTATGAGTGCTTTTCTCCTTTGTAAAAATAACAGTAGTACAATTCACATTAGATAGCTACAATATGTTGTGGATGATGGCGCAGCCAACTCATATGATCTTTTCAACCAAAATTTTACCTCGGACAATAACAGTAACATATTAATAATAGTAGTGTGCGCCTTGAGACGTTCCAACAGAAAGGACTTACAATTTAGTCACAAACCTACCATTGCACAGCTGCCAGCCACGAACCTAAACATTTAGCCAACCAAAAGTAGTTGGGATAAGCAGAGGGTTGTTGTTTACCTTTAAATTTTGGGGTTCAAGAGACTTCAGATATTCCAACAATTCATTTTGTCCGCCCGTGGATTTCCTACCAACTTGGTTATTTAGTTCCTCAATCTCTGCTTCAAGTAACTCAATGTACTTCTTAGCATCTATTCTCTCAGGGCCAGAAACATTATTCCACCTAATAACTTCACCTGACACGTTCTTCTGTGTACCGGGTGCATAATCTGGTGCATCCTGTAACAGTCACAGGGCACTATTTAAAGGTTGTACAGCAGAACTTCTCGATAACTAAACAAGAAAGATTGAAAAAAGTCATATAAACGACTATGAAAAATGTATCAGAAACATCAGAATGAGCGAATGCACAAACTCTACATATTACTTAGGAGAAGCAGGAGTTTGCATGTTAGTGACACGGGTCAGATGATTGAACTTGCCATCACGACCTAATCTCAGTTCCATCAGAAATACACAATAACAAATACATGGTAAGCCAAAGCCTTCTCAAATTCACAGTATGGTTTTTCTTCGGTAAATGATAATGTGGTAGAAGGTTTCCTCAACGACCAAAAGGATGAGTATGGTTCATAAAtagaaagtgaaaagaaaatgagaaaaaatATTACCTTTGTATCTTGCACATCAGGAAGAGCAGCTGGCTGCTCTAAACCTTGCTGCAGTTCCAACCTGTACTGTGCATTCTGAAACATATATCCAGTCATCATGATACTGTACATGAGTTGTGCAAGATTTTCTGCGACCTGAGATGGAAGTTAACCAATCCCACTGAGTACATAAATTCCTTAAATGTTGCTATACTCAGATCAGATGAAATTTGCATCAGTTTAAAATCAGTCAGCCGCCCAAATTCCAACATAAAGAACCCCATCAAATCATATGTTACTATACTCAAGCTGATATGGCAacgaaaagaaagaataaaagttATAGACTTACGGTGGTCACTGTCACTGCAAAAAATTGTGGGGGTAATGTTCCAATCATGTTTGTCACTGTTTGGCGCATTGCATCAACAACCTACATGAATAAGCGTTAACATGCTGTCAAGTCAGTGGAGAAGGCATGAAAATTGCATTAGTAGGTCATGGTAATACACCCTCGTCGACATTAAGATAGTATGCACTAATGGCAAATAAACGTAGAAATACCTGCTGGGGCGCCCTTTTTACAAACAGCTCCATAAATTCTGGCTGCACATTTTTGACATACTCCAACAGAATTTCTCTCCTGCTCTTTGGCTGTCGAGTTGAGGAAAGTAGCCAGCAAGAAGTTCAGTCAATGATATGAGCTAGCTAGCAAAACAATCATATATGTGTTTCAACTAGATAGTTGGCGAAATGAAGCATGACGCGTTGATTCAAAGCTCTAGTTTGCGGGTATTGTTGTTACCATCTGAGCAATATCATCATCGTCATCCATAATCCATATCAATTGTTCAGTAACATACAAACTCAAATACGCTAAAATTACTATATAAACGGCCAGTAAACGACAACTAGACTAGCATAACATTAACAAAGGGGAGTAAAATTGAGATAGTACCAGAGTGGTGGCGTTGGGAGGGTTGGAATCGGCAGAGCCATTGGGAGTGTCGCTCTTTGAGGAATCGTAAGCATCAAGTCTCAGTGGGCGTCTGTTTCCTCTGTTTCTCGTCTTTATTGGGAAGCTGATAGAGGAAGAACACGGCCCAGCTCGACAAtgtgcagaagaagaagaagaagacgacgacGACGGCGGAGACAATTTGGGTAAGATGAAAGAGGGCTTGACCGTCAACCAATACATGGTTTCGTTAGCTGCCCTTTTCCTCCTAAAAATCCAATAGAATGAGAATTCAATTAAGTCTCGCAATTCCCTAATATCCCTATTCCTACTACTGCTACTCTAGTGTTCTTgccatcaacaacaacaaacacGCCAGACGCAGTTGGTGAGACTTGAGACTCCAAACTACACCGCAGGGGATGAGGAGCCGAGGCCTTTGCACGTGTGCTTTAAACGTGCGTATAATATACTCCACGAAAATTACCGTGCGGCTGCACTATTGGATAATATGTAAGCTGGTTATCACAGTTAAAAAGTAACTGCAATCTTAGTTCGAGTTATATACTCACTTTTTTACTTTTGATTCAATGATATTTCAACAATATATATTGAGAGAAATGActcttaaaaaatattttttatgaactCTTCACCGtcttatttttttagtacaattcCACTATTTACATAATCTTTTTAGCATTTTTCATGTCCTAAAATTAAAGATCTCAAAATCTAATTGAAGTCTTAATGTTGTCATTCAATTTGGTGGTATTCTTCTTTCCttgaaagtgagaggttttatgttcgaatctcatgaatggcgaattcgatactacATTAGGCTGCCCATTATGTGACTTTGTCAAACTCTCCCTCTTCTTAACGTAAAAATATCgaggaattaaaaaaaaaaaattgatgtc includes:
- the LOC103440180 gene encoding pentatricopeptide repeat-containing protein At1g76280 isoform X1; this encodes MMHRRPLASVRARVSLRSISDWLCKSQPHYHHHHHHHHGPRLASQKLDSPRTLTTSNVINAGHQVMWHGAESITRSVQMQIVDALRLGERGKASNMLLNLSHVNHSLGADDFLHILKYCARSPDPLFVMETWRVMDEKEITLNNLCSLLMMQALCKGGYLEEAFKLINFLGESQGIYPVLPIYNSFLRACAKMQSMINANQCLDLMEHQMAGKNEVTYSELLKFAVWQQNLPAAHEIWEDYIKHYSLSIIPLRKFIWSFTRLGDLKSAYVTLQRMVALITKGNTNVNRTSDGKLFSSRLDIPIPSNCELSLGKLDLEENELSVPSIYCKPLDDHAVSADQSTTFGLGVGELENNRLDMLDKHLSKPVKKILRWSFNDVIHACAQLRNDGLAEQLILQMQNFGLQPSSHTYDGFVRAVASQRGFSIGMEILQDMQQRNLKPYDSTLVTLSIGCSKVLELNLAEALLDQISECSYPHPFNAFFAACDTTDQPERAVQMLAKMKQLEVMPNINTYELLFLLFGNVNAPYEEGNMLSQVDAAKRINAIEMDMARYGIQHSYLSMNNLLKALGTEGMIRELIQYLHVAENLFCRNNVDLGTPIYNTVLHSLVEAKESQMAIKIFKSMKSFGFPADAATYNIMIDCCSILKCYRSASALISMMLRDGFYPVTVTYTALIKILLEDDDIDEALNLLDQASSEGNKLDSLLFNTILQKACEKELIEAVELVVEWMHQEKIQPDPATCHFVFSAYVNCGFHSTAMEALQVLSMRMICNEDGSFPEKAEYEDVFIFAEDMEAESRIVQLFEDSEENLAAALLNLRWCAVLGFPISWSPSESPWARRLSFNYTTRKGAA
- the LOC103440180 gene encoding pentatricopeptide repeat-containing protein At1g76280 isoform X2 encodes the protein MMHRRPLASVRARVSLRSISDWLCKSQPHYHHHHHHHHGPRLASQKLDSPRTLTTSNGHQVMWHGAESITRSVQMQIVDALRLGERGKASNMLLNLSHVNHSLGADDFLHILKYCARSPDPLFVMETWRVMDEKEITLNNLCSLLMMQALCKGGYLEEAFKLINFLGESQGIYPVLPIYNSFLRACAKMQSMINANQCLDLMEHQMAGKNEVTYSELLKFAVWQQNLPAAHEIWEDYIKHYSLSIIPLRKFIWSFTRLGDLKSAYVTLQRMVALITKGNTNVNRTSDGKLFSSRLDIPIPSNCELSLGKLDLEENELSVPSIYCKPLDDHAVSADQSTTFGLGVGELENNRLDMLDKHLSKPVKKILRWSFNDVIHACAQLRNDGLAEQLILQMQNFGLQPSSHTYDGFVRAVASQRGFSIGMEILQDMQQRNLKPYDSTLVTLSIGCSKVLELNLAEALLDQISECSYPHPFNAFFAACDTTDQPERAVQMLAKMKQLEVMPNINTYELLFLLFGNVNAPYEEGNMLSQVDAAKRINAIEMDMARYGIQHSYLSMNNLLKALGTEGMIRELIQYLHVAENLFCRNNVDLGTPIYNTVLHSLVEAKESQMAIKIFKSMKSFGFPADAATYNIMIDCCSILKCYRSASALISMMLRDGFYPVTVTYTALIKILLEDDDIDEALNLLDQASSEGNKLDSLLFNTILQKACEKELIEAVELVVEWMHQEKIQPDPATCHFVFSAYVNCGFHSTAMEALQVLSMRMICNEDGSFPEKAEYEDVFIFAEDMEAESRIVQLFEDSEENLAAALLNLRWCAVLGFPISWSPSESPWARRLSFNYTTRKGAA
- the LOC103440179 gene encoding uncharacterized protein — translated: MYWLTVKPSFILPKLSPPSSSSSSSSSAHCRAGPCSSSISFPIKTRNRGNRRPLRLDAYDSSKSDTPNGSADSNPPNATTLPKSRREILLEYVKNVQPEFMELFVKRAPQQVVDAMRQTVTNMIGTLPPQFFAVTVTTVAENLAQLMYSIMMTGYMFQNAQYRLELQQGLEQPAALPDVQDTKDAPDYAPGTQKNVSGEVIRWNNVSGPERIDAKKYIELLEAEIEELNNQVGRKSTGGQNELLEYLKSLEPQNLKELTSSAGDDVVVAMNTFIKRLLAVSDPGQMKTSMTETTAPELAKLLYWLMVVGYSIRNIEVRFDMERVLGTPPKLAELPPGENV